From the Maioricimonas rarisocia genome, one window contains:
- a CDS encoding glutaredoxin family protein: MQNQPPGAAAVASAMMFFGIGGLLLLGIEQIGGLPWDMPRFWYTRGLIVGGLFAIATVCGAMMQWRLNHPHTDWVPRELGPRFESLVLYTRETCPLCEEAREVLSRYRQFLPPVVEVDIDKDPQLKEQFTTCVPVVEIDGRVRFRGRVSESLLRRLIDGAPVHE; this comes from the coding sequence GTGCAGAATCAACCGCCTGGTGCCGCCGCCGTGGCGTCGGCGATGATGTTTTTCGGAATCGGCGGGCTGCTGCTGCTGGGAATCGAGCAGATCGGTGGTCTCCCCTGGGACATGCCCCGCTTCTGGTACACCCGGGGGCTCATTGTCGGGGGACTCTTTGCAATCGCGACCGTCTGCGGCGCGATGATGCAGTGGCGGCTCAACCATCCGCACACCGACTGGGTGCCCCGTGAACTCGGCCCCCGTTTCGAGTCACTGGTGCTGTACACCCGCGAGACCTGCCCGTTGTGCGAAGAAGCCCGTGAAGTCCTCAGCCGGTACCGGCAGTTTCTTCCCCCGGTCGTCGAAGTCGACATCGACAAGGATCCGCAGCTCAAGGAACAGTTCACCACCTGCGTTCCGGTCGTCGAGATCGACGGACGCGTCCGCTTTCGGGGCCGCGTGAGCGAGTCGCTCCTGCGGAGGCTGATCGACGGAGCGCCCGTCCACGAGTGA